The segment AGCGCTACTGCCACCGCCACGATAGCGGTCAGCACCCCGGACCCCGCCGGGCAGGGCACCCGGACCACCGCCGGACCGGAGACCCCGGCGCCCGCCGCCACCCCCGCCCGCGGCGCCCTCGCCAGCCGTGGCGCCCTGCTCGCCGTCCTGGGCGTGGCCGCGTTCTCGCTCACCTTCCCCGGGACCGCCTGGGCGCTGGAGGGCATGGGCCCCTGGACGGTGGTGATGCTGCGCAGCGTGCTGGCCGCCGTAGTGGCCGGTGGCGCGCTCGCCGTCTTCCGGGTGCGCCTGCCGGAGCGCCGCCACTGGGCGGGTATCGCGGTGGTCGCGGGCGGTGTCGTCCTCGGCTTTCCGCTGCTGACCACCCTGGCCCTGGAGACCTCCACCACCTCGCACGCGGCCGTCGTGGTCGGCCTGCTGCCGCTGACCACGGCCGCCTGCTCGGCCGTACGGACCGGGGTGCGGCCCTCCCGTACGTTCTGGATCGCCTCGCTGGTCGGCGCCGCCGTCGTCATCGGCTTCGCGGTGCAGCAG is part of the Streptomyces platensis genome and harbors:
- a CDS encoding DMT family transporter; this encodes MRANDSATATATIAVSTPDPAGQGTRTTAGPETPAPAATPARGALASRGALLAVLGVAAFSLTFPGTAWALEGMGPWTVVMLRSVLAAVVAGGALAVFRVRLPERRHWAGIAVVAGGVVLGFPLLTTLALETSTTSHAAVVVGLLPLTTAACSAVRTGVRPSRTFWIASLVGAAVVIGFAVQQSGGAPGRSDLLLFAALLVCAAGYTEGGRLARHMPGWQVIGWALVLVLPVTVAGAALALSTEPLQLTVHSVSGLLWLAFGSQFLGLVVWYRGMAAIGIHKASQLQLAQPLLTLVWSVLLLGERLPPAAPAAALAVLACIAVTQRTRG